A window of the Egibacter rhizosphaerae genome harbors these coding sequences:
- a CDS encoding aspartate kinase: MLVVQKFGGSSVADTDRVQAVADRIARAKRDGDDVVVVVSAMGKTTDQLIRQAHEISEIPPGREFDMLLTAGERISMALLAMAISERGLTARSFTGSQAGIITDASHGKARIIDITPGRITDAIHEGHVVIVAGFQGVSRDSKDVTTLGRGGSDTTAVALAAALEADLCEIYTDVDGVYTADPRIAPRAHKLDRVTHEEMLELAASGAKVLQVRSVEYARNHGVRIHVRSSFTFHEGTWVERDGTMEQAIISGVAHDTSEGKLVVRRVPDKPGVAAKIFSALADESINIDMIVQNVSDDGTTDISFTLPIADGPKAVQRLEELRADVGMEEVVLDEAVGKVSLVGAGMKTHPGVAAAMFQALSDADVNIEAISTSTIRVSVVVRQQDVETAVRAVHERFGLGDEVEAAFGEGEVHV; encoded by the coding sequence GTGCTCGTCGTTCAGAAGTTCGGTGGGTCGAGTGTCGCGGACACCGATCGGGTCCAGGCGGTGGCGGATCGGATCGCGCGCGCCAAGCGCGACGGTGACGATGTCGTCGTGGTCGTCTCCGCGATGGGCAAGACGACGGACCAGCTCATCCGCCAAGCGCATGAGATCAGCGAGATCCCGCCGGGGCGCGAGTTCGACATGCTGCTCACCGCGGGCGAGCGGATTTCGATGGCCCTGCTCGCAATGGCCATCAGCGAGCGCGGCCTCACCGCCCGGAGCTTCACCGGCAGCCAGGCCGGCATCATCACCGATGCGAGCCACGGCAAGGCCCGCATCATCGACATCACGCCGGGGCGCATCACCGACGCGATCCATGAGGGCCACGTCGTCATCGTCGCCGGGTTCCAGGGAGTCTCCCGCGACTCGAAGGACGTGACCACGCTCGGGCGCGGTGGCAGTGACACGACCGCGGTCGCGCTCGCCGCCGCTCTCGAGGCCGACCTCTGCGAGATCTACACCGACGTCGACGGGGTCTACACCGCGGACCCGCGCATCGCCCCGCGAGCACACAAGCTCGACCGCGTCACGCACGAGGAGATGCTCGAGCTTGCGGCGAGCGGCGCCAAGGTGCTGCAGGTCCGCTCCGTCGAGTACGCGCGCAATCACGGGGTCCGCATCCACGTGCGGAGCTCCTTCACGTTTCACGAGGGCACCTGGGTCGAGAGGGACGGAACCATGGAGCAGGCGATCATCTCGGGCGTCGCGCACGACACGAGCGAGGGCAAGCTCGTCGTCCGCCGGGTGCCCGACAAGCCCGGGGTCGCGGCCAAGATCTTCTCGGCACTCGCCGACGAGAGCATCAACATCGACATGATCGTGCAGAACGTGAGCGACGACGGGACGACCGACATCTCGTTCACCCTGCCGATCGCCGACGGCCCGAAGGCGGTCCAGCGGCTCGAGGAGTTGCGGGCCGACGTGGGGATGGAGGAGGTCGTGCTCGACGAGGCCGTCGGCAAGGTGAGCCTCGTGGGAGCGGGCATGAAGACCCACCCGGGCGTGGCCGCGGCGATGTTCCAGGCACTCTCGGACGCGGATGTGAACATCGAGGCCATCTCGACCTCGACCATCCGCGTGTCCGTCGTGGTCCGGCAACAGGACGTCGAGACGGCGGTCCGGGCGGTGCACGAGCGCTTCGGCCTCGGGGACGAGGTCGAAGCCGCCTTCGGCGAAGGGGAGGTTCACGTATGA
- the recR gene encoding recombination mediator RecR, with the protein MYEGPVQDLITELGRLPGVGPKSAQRIAFHLLTVDSADSERLANAITRVASEVRFCVRCGNVSEAEECRICRDARRDPRLICVVEEPRDLMAIEKTSEFRGRYHVLGGAISPIDGVGPEQLRIAELMSRLTDEDVQEVVLATNPNIEGETTASYLARQLKATGVRVSRIASGLPVGGDLEYADEVTLGRAFTGRTEV; encoded by the coding sequence ATGTACGAGGGTCCCGTCCAGGACCTCATCACCGAGCTGGGTCGCCTGCCCGGGGTCGGACCGAAGAGCGCCCAGCGGATCGCCTTTCATCTCCTGACCGTCGACAGCGCCGACTCCGAGCGGCTCGCGAACGCGATCACACGCGTTGCGAGCGAGGTGCGCTTCTGCGTCCGGTGCGGGAACGTCAGCGAGGCCGAGGAATGTCGCATCTGCCGTGATGCCCGGCGCGACCCACGGCTGATCTGCGTCGTCGAGGAACCACGCGATCTCATGGCCATCGAGAAGACGAGCGAGTTCCGGGGCCGCTACCACGTGCTCGGCGGTGCCATCAGCCCGATCGATGGGGTCGGGCCGGAGCAGCTGCGCATCGCCGAGCTCATGAGCCGGCTGACCGACGAGGACGTGCAGGAGGTCGTGCTCGCGACGAATCCCAACATCGAGGGGGAGACGACCGCGAGCTACCTCGCGCGCCAACTCAAGGCGACCGGAGTGCGCGTCAGCCGCATCGCGTCGGGATTGCCGGTGGGAGGCGATCTGGAGTACGCCGACGAGGTGACCCTCGGCCGTGCTTTCACCGGTCGGACGGAGGTGTAG
- a CDS encoding YbaB/EbfC family nucleoid-associated protein codes for MDPQMMRQAQEMQAKLEQAQQQIAAADVSGSAGGGMVTVTLNGTGSEARAVEISPDVVDPEDVEMLQDLVVAAVNEALRAANEYEQDQLGGLAGELGLPPGMV; via the coding sequence ATGGATCCGCAGATGATGCGCCAGGCGCAGGAGATGCAAGCCAAGCTCGAGCAGGCGCAGCAGCAGATCGCCGCAGCCGACGTCTCCGGCAGCGCGGGCGGCGGCATGGTCACCGTGACCCTCAACGGCACCGGCAGCGAGGCGCGCGCGGTCGAGATCTCCCCCGACGTCGTCGACCCCGAGGACGTCGAGATGCTGCAGGACCTCGTGGTCGCGGCGGTGAACGAGGCGCTGCGTGCGGCGAACGAGTACGAGCAGGACCAGCTCGGCGGCTTGGCCGGCGAGCTCGGGCTGCCGCCCGGCATGGTCTAG
- the dnaX gene encoding DNA polymerase III subunit gamma/tau, with protein sequence MASISLYRKHRPQTFEEVVGQAHITETLSQAVDDDRLHHAYLFTGPRGTGKTSTARILAKSLNCRDGPTATPCGTCEHCEQIAGGSHVDVIEIDAASHGGVDDVRELRDRVAFAPASARTKVYIVDECHMLSTAGWNAFLKTVEEPPGHVVFVFATTEPHKVLDTILSRTQRFDFKRVGGSELAAFLEQVAAAEGLTVESDARDLVVRAGDGSVRDTLSILDQVVAFTGPDVTVDGVADVLGSVPDALLTDLADAIGTGQVADCCALLDRAIEQGHDVRQLARDLVEHLRAVFLVQVAPGEQLVTTTAERLERLRAQAERIGRAELVRAMELLTEAETQMRRGSARLPLELALAKAALPDVAGDPGALAARLDRLERSSAAVPAGERAADSPEPEPVPEPTPPPQPGPVPEPDPSPIPTPTPDPRPPDPEPTPEPEPVRDAPPEPGGVPEPGGVPEPGGVPEPGAVPELEVLPADDGESEPNAGSDPGAVSASEVGPATEPRSAPASDAGAPTASGVDVGQLRRSWDRIVEAVPRKSVASFLAHGRPLAREGDVVTVGFPWAYHVDRCSQPDNAELISGAVERVLGERLRLTCVLQEDLDAAPTGSTPSVSADAEGESVAEREAQEAVGATPDPDALQEQAIETVTRELGATVIDDHRG encoded by the coding sequence GTGGCTTCCATCTCGCTGTACCGCAAGCACCGTCCGCAGACCTTCGAGGAGGTCGTCGGGCAGGCGCACATCACCGAGACGCTCTCCCAGGCCGTCGACGACGACCGCCTGCACCACGCGTACCTCTTCACCGGACCGCGCGGGACCGGGAAGACGTCCACGGCGCGCATCCTCGCGAAATCCCTGAACTGCCGGGACGGCCCGACCGCGACCCCGTGCGGGACCTGCGAGCACTGCGAGCAGATCGCGGGTGGCAGCCACGTCGACGTGATCGAGATCGACGCGGCGAGTCACGGTGGGGTGGACGACGTGCGCGAGCTGCGTGACCGCGTCGCGTTCGCGCCCGCGTCCGCTCGCACGAAGGTCTACATCGTCGACGAGTGTCACATGCTGTCGACGGCCGGCTGGAACGCCTTCCTCAAGACCGTCGAGGAGCCCCCCGGTCACGTCGTGTTCGTCTTCGCGACGACCGAGCCGCACAAGGTGCTCGACACGATCCTCTCCCGCACCCAGCGCTTCGACTTCAAGCGGGTCGGCGGGTCCGAGCTGGCCGCGTTCCTCGAGCAGGTGGCGGCCGCCGAGGGCCTCACCGTCGAGAGCGACGCGCGGGATCTCGTCGTCCGTGCGGGCGACGGCAGTGTCCGCGACACGCTGTCGATCCTCGACCAGGTCGTCGCGTTCACCGGGCCCGACGTCACCGTCGACGGCGTCGCCGACGTGCTCGGCTCGGTACCCGACGCACTGCTCACCGATCTGGCCGACGCGATCGGGACCGGGCAGGTGGCGGATTGCTGCGCCTTGCTCGACCGAGCGATCGAGCAGGGCCATGACGTCCGCCAACTGGCTCGGGATCTCGTCGAGCACCTGCGGGCGGTCTTCCTCGTGCAGGTCGCTCCCGGCGAGCAGCTCGTCACCACGACCGCCGAACGCCTCGAGCGGCTCCGCGCACAGGCTGAGCGGATCGGGCGCGCCGAGCTCGTGCGAGCCATGGAGCTGCTCACCGAGGCCGAGACGCAGATGCGCCGGGGCAGCGCCCGGCTGCCCCTCGAGCTCGCGCTCGCGAAGGCCGCCCTGCCCGATGTGGCAGGGGATCCAGGGGCGCTCGCCGCTCGGCTCGACCGCCTCGAGCGCAGTTCGGCGGCGGTACCCGCCGGCGAGAGGGCTGCGGACTCGCCGGAGCCCGAGCCGGTGCCGGAGCCCACCCCGCCGCCGCAGCCGGGCCCGGTCCCCGAGCCCGATCCGTCACCGATCCCGACCCCGACGCCGGATCCCCGTCCCCCCGATCCCGAGCCCACGCCGGAGCCCGAGCCGGTGCGGGACGCGCCGCCCGAGCCCGGTGGCGTGCCCGAGCCCGGTGGCGTGCCCGAGCCCGGTGGCGTGCCCGAGCCCGGTGCCGTGCCCGAGCTCGAGGTCCTGCCCGCCGACGATGGGGAGTCCGAGCCTAACGCGGGCTCCGATCCGGGTGCGGTGTCCGCGTCCGAAGTGGGGCCGGCCACGGAGCCCCGATCGGCCCCTGCCTCCGACGCGGGGGCCCCGACTGCGTCGGGTGTGGATGTCGGGCAGCTGCGCCGGTCGTGGGACCGGATCGTCGAGGCGGTTCCCCGCAAGTCCGTCGCGTCCTTCCTGGCGCACGGCCGCCCGCTCGCGCGCGAGGGGGACGTCGTGACCGTCGGGTTCCCCTGGGCATATCACGTCGATCGCTGCAGCCAGCCCGACAACGCCGAGCTGATCAGTGGGGCGGTCGAGCGAGTGCTCGGTGAGCGCCTGCGGCTCACCTGCGTGTTGCAGGAGGACCTCGACGCCGCCCCGACGGGGTCCACGCCCAGCGTGTCTGCCGACGCCGAAGGGGAGTCGGTGGCCGAGCGCGAGGCCCAGGAGGCCGTCGGCGCGACTCCCGACCCGGATGCCCTGCAAGAGCAAGCCATCGAGACGGTCACCCGAGAGCTCGGGGCGACCGTCATCGACGACCACCGCGGCTGA
- a CDS encoding PDZ domain-containing protein: protein MRSRMGWLKRWPAWFLVVGIVLIVAAGFRAPLPYFVETTGSVVTLGGCVDVHAEDTLPVHGDFMLTTVSLRRATPFGVVASAVDPSARLRPDDRVVTPGVDDRDHFAGQRRVFSQTAQRAAALGLQAAGFGVDPDRLIGDGARVTGIVEDSPAEGLLRGGDVIIGVDGQAIGTEAELRAAIDDTEPMVLRIERGGQQHDVEITPSELTIDGQEQPAIGVNLETLNSRVELPVPVDVESGRIGGPSAGLMIGLAVYDQSDPSLNLAGGRRIAGTGTLTSQGVVGRIGGVDLKALAAHERGADVFLVPATQFEEAHELLPDDTSMELYPVASFDEAVNVLLQSGAPNIRPVDVEPLDCPFRPAA from the coding sequence GTGAGATCGCGGATGGGCTGGCTCAAGCGGTGGCCCGCCTGGTTCCTGGTGGTGGGGATCGTGCTGATCGTGGCCGCGGGATTCCGAGCGCCGTTGCCCTACTTCGTCGAGACCACGGGCAGCGTCGTGACCCTCGGCGGCTGCGTCGACGTCCATGCCGAGGACACCCTGCCGGTGCACGGCGACTTCATGCTGACGACCGTGAGCCTCAGGCGCGCCACCCCGTTCGGGGTGGTCGCGAGTGCGGTCGATCCTTCGGCTCGGCTGCGGCCCGACGACCGCGTCGTGACCCCCGGCGTCGACGACCGGGACCACTTCGCGGGGCAGCGGCGCGTGTTCTCGCAGACCGCGCAGCGCGCGGCCGCCCTCGGGCTGCAGGCCGCCGGATTCGGAGTGGACCCGGACCGCCTCATCGGGGACGGCGCGCGGGTCACCGGGATCGTGGAGGACAGCCCCGCTGAAGGCCTGTTGCGCGGCGGTGACGTGATCATCGGGGTCGACGGGCAGGCGATCGGCACCGAGGCGGAGCTGCGGGCGGCCATCGACGACACCGAACCGATGGTCCTGCGCATCGAGCGCGGGGGTCAGCAGCACGACGTCGAGATCACCCCGTCCGAGTTGACGATCGACGGGCAGGAGCAGCCCGCGATCGGGGTCAACCTGGAAACCCTGAACTCCCGGGTCGAGTTGCCCGTGCCCGTCGATGTCGAGAGCGGACGGATCGGGGGCCCCAGTGCCGGGCTCATGATCGGTCTGGCGGTGTACGACCAGAGCGACCCGTCGCTCAACCTCGCCGGGGGGCGCCGGATCGCCGGGACCGGAACCCTCACGAGCCAGGGCGTAGTCGGGCGCATCGGGGGGGTGGACCTGAAGGCCCTCGCCGCGCACGAGCGGGGGGCGGACGTGTTCCTCGTCCCGGCGACCCAGTTCGAGGAGGCCCACGAGCTGCTCCCGGACGACACGAGCATGGAGCTGTATCCGGTCGCGTCGTTCGACGAGGCGGTGAACGTGCTGCTCCAGAGCGGCGCGCCGAACATCCGGCCGGTCGACGTCGAGCCGCTCGACTGCCCCTTCCGTCCCGCGGCCTAG
- a CDS encoding site-2 protease family protein, translating to MNRESAVAALSRPVMLRTATLATPHGLTVRVHLSWLLVCGLIVWVLVDRFATLLWPFGWAGIAGAVAVGVTLALASLLARDAAQLAIAHELGLRPRSLTFALVGGTVRGLHAAPRPRDAAAVAAAGPFTNLALASASGLIYSIAPAQNPFGVVTGYLAWTNFFLGMAALVPALPLDGGRLVSAVAWALGARPARAARATATGGIVVALALLAAGVYGMAGGPQPLITGPLLYAALLGLTNWVFTLLAGGFLLQAAWQARRWATWRQALASTRVRDLMRPLPSDVSGADAPGPPGATGVAMSVTPAAELLTDHHVDADEAAESLTDHHVEADESAEDALDRLLESPGESVLVTELGRPVGLLVGDDVRGVGR from the coding sequence ATGAACCGCGAGAGCGCCGTCGCCGCGCTGAGCCGCCCCGTGATGCTGCGGACGGCCACGCTCGCGACCCCGCACGGGCTCACGGTGCGGGTCCACCTCTCGTGGCTGCTGGTGTGCGGGCTCATCGTCTGGGTCCTCGTCGATCGCTTCGCCACGCTGTTGTGGCCGTTCGGTTGGGCGGGGATCGCGGGTGCGGTCGCGGTCGGCGTGACCCTCGCCCTCGCCAGCCTGCTCGCTCGAGACGCCGCGCAGCTCGCCATCGCGCACGAATTGGGTCTGCGTCCCCGCTCGTTGACGTTCGCGCTCGTGGGCGGGACCGTGCGCGGATTGCACGCTGCTCCACGCCCCCGTGATGCCGCCGCGGTCGCGGCCGCCGGCCCCTTCACCAACCTGGCGCTCGCGAGTGCCAGCGGCCTCATCTACTCGATCGCGCCGGCGCAGAACCCGTTCGGGGTGGTCACCGGGTACCTCGCGTGGACGAACTTCTTCCTGGGGATGGCCGCGCTGGTGCCGGCGCTGCCGCTGGACGGAGGACGCCTGGTCAGCGCGGTCGCATGGGCGCTGGGCGCGCGGCCGGCACGGGCGGCACGGGCCACCGCGACCGGGGGGATCGTGGTCGCCCTCGCCCTCCTCGCGGCCGGCGTCTACGGGATGGCCGGAGGGCCGCAACCGCTGATCACCGGGCCCTTGCTCTATGCGGCCCTGCTCGGCCTCACGAACTGGGTCTTCACCCTGCTCGCCGGAGGGTTCCTCCTCCAGGCCGCCTGGCAGGCCCGACGCTGGGCGACCTGGCGGCAAGCCCTCGCGAGCACCCGCGTCCGTGATCTGATGCGTCCCCTGCCATCGGACGTGAGCGGGGCTGACGCGCCCGGACCCCCCGGGGCCACCGGTGTCGCCATGAGCGTGACGCCGGCAGCGGAGCTCCTCACTGACCACCACGTCGACGCGGACGAGGCGGCCGAGTCCCTCACCGACCACCACGTCGAGGCGGACGAGTCGGCCGAGGATGCCCTCGACCGCCTGTTGGAGTCCCCGGGCGAGAGCGTGCTGGTCACCGAGCTGGGTCGGCCGGTCGGCCTCCTGGTCGGCGACGACGTGAGAGGGGTCGGCCGGTGA
- a CDS encoding alcohol dehydrogenase catalytic domain-containing protein: MRAVVLYEPGRAEVIDRADPVPGRGDVIVEVSGAGLCGTDVHIFEGLFPPTPYPIVPGHEFAGRVVAVGAEVDGLDEGEFAAADCTLTCGRCRYCRSGRYNLCLGWGAIGDTVDGAFAEYVSVPAVNVFRWPEHLPESWTPLTEPLACVVRGAERLGSVAGISVLVVGGGVIGALAGKLMRASGATRVDLCERGEVRRTRAADWADTTFDDVARTDEASYEAVVDATGSIAAIEAGIARLAPGGRYLLLGVAPADAVAGFSPYELFKRELTLLGSMSKRYSFQPALDLLHRGAIDLHSLVDQPLPLESYVDAVERVARGEGMKTVLAPDAG; the protein is encoded by the coding sequence ATGCGCGCGGTGGTGCTGTACGAACCGGGTCGTGCCGAGGTGATCGACCGTGCCGATCCGGTTCCCGGGCGGGGTGATGTGATCGTCGAGGTGTCCGGAGCCGGCCTCTGCGGTACGGACGTGCACATTTTCGAGGGCTTGTTCCCGCCCACTCCGTACCCCATCGTCCCTGGTCACGAGTTCGCAGGTCGGGTGGTCGCGGTCGGCGCCGAGGTCGACGGGTTGGACGAGGGAGAGTTCGCCGCGGCCGATTGCACCCTGACCTGTGGCCGATGTCGCTACTGCCGGTCCGGGCGCTACAACCTGTGCCTGGGCTGGGGCGCCATCGGCGACACCGTCGACGGCGCCTTCGCGGAGTATGTGTCGGTCCCCGCGGTCAACGTCTTTCGTTGGCCCGAGCACCTGCCCGAGTCCTGGACCCCGCTCACCGAACCGCTGGCTTGCGTGGTGCGGGGAGCCGAGCGGCTCGGCTCCGTCGCGGGCATCTCCGTACTGGTCGTCGGGGGCGGCGTGATCGGTGCGCTGGCCGGGAAGCTCATGCGGGCTTCCGGGGCGACACGCGTCGACTTGTGCGAGCGCGGTGAAGTCCGGCGCACACGGGCGGCCGATTGGGCCGATACCACCTTCGACGATGTCGCTAGGACGGACGAGGCCTCGTACGAGGCGGTCGTGGACGCGACGGGATCGATCGCCGCCATCGAGGCCGGCATCGCCCGACTCGCCCCTGGGGGCCGGTACCTGCTGCTCGGGGTGGCGCCCGCCGACGCCGTGGCCGGCTTCTCACCCTACGAGCTGTTCAAGCGGGAACTGACCCTCCTCGGCTCGATGTCGAAACGGTACAGCTTCCAGCCCGCCCTCGATCTGTTGCATCGTGGCGCGATCGATCTCCACTCGCTGGTCGACCAGCCCCTGCCGCTCGAGAGCTACGTGGATGCCGTGGAGCGCGTCGCTCGCGGCGAGGGCATGAAGACCGTGCTGGCCCCCGATGCCGGATGA
- the manD gene encoding D-mannonate dehydratase ManD — translation MRITDARTLVCSPGRNFVTLLIETDRGLRGYGDATLNGRELAVASYLDDHVLPLLIGRDATEIEDIWHSLYKGAYWRRGPVTMTAIGAVDVALWDLKGKLLDTPVYNLLGGRARRGVTVYGHANGSTIDGAIAAARGYIDMGYRAVRLQSGLPGLEQPYGVGRGDLYYEPAAPDHPIEETFEPGPYLRGVPQLFERARAELGWEVELLHDAHHRLTPREAAQLGKALEPYQLFWLEDPVPAEAQESLRLVRHHTVTPIAIGEVFNTIQDAHQLIGEQLLDYIRTTVAHAGGLTHLQRIAHLAELYHVRTACHGPTDLSPVNLGAALHFQTAVHNFGLQEYMRHPEEAHEVFRVGYWLEEGMLHVSDSPGLGVEVDEERAADFPYQRAYLPVARRWDGTVHSW, via the coding sequence ATGCGCATCACCGACGCGCGCACCCTCGTCTGCAGCCCGGGGCGCAACTTCGTCACGCTCCTCATCGAGACGGACCGAGGGTTGCGTGGCTACGGCGACGCGACGCTCAACGGGCGGGAGCTCGCCGTCGCGAGCTACCTCGACGACCACGTGCTACCTCTGCTGATCGGTCGCGACGCGACGGAGATCGAGGACATCTGGCACTCGCTCTACAAGGGCGCCTACTGGCGTCGGGGACCGGTCACCATGACCGCGATCGGAGCGGTGGACGTCGCGCTGTGGGACCTGAAGGGGAAGCTGCTCGACACACCCGTGTACAACCTGCTCGGGGGACGCGCTCGACGCGGGGTCACCGTCTACGGACACGCCAACGGGTCGACCATCGACGGTGCCATCGCCGCCGCCCGCGGCTACATCGACATGGGATACCGCGCGGTCCGACTGCAATCGGGCCTGCCGGGTCTCGAGCAGCCCTACGGCGTGGGGCGAGGCGATCTCTACTATGAGCCGGCGGCACCTGACCACCCCATCGAGGAGACCTTCGAGCCCGGCCCGTACCTGCGAGGCGTGCCCCAACTCTTCGAACGCGCCCGCGCGGAGCTCGGCTGGGAGGTGGAGCTGCTGCACGACGCCCATCACCGTCTCACCCCGAGGGAGGCGGCCCAGCTCGGCAAGGCGCTCGAGCCCTACCAGCTGTTCTGGCTCGAGGATCCCGTGCCGGCCGAGGCGCAGGAATCGCTACGGCTCGTCCGACACCATACGGTGACCCCGATCGCGATCGGCGAGGTGTTCAACACGATCCAGGACGCACACCAGTTGATCGGCGAGCAGCTACTGGACTACATCCGAACGACAGTAGCGCACGCCGGGGGCCTCACCCATCTCCAACGCATCGCGCACCTCGCCGAGCTCTACCACGTGCGCACGGCCTGCCACGGACCCACGGATCTGTCCCCGGTCAACCTCGGGGCGGCGCTGCACTTCCAGACGGCGGTGCACAACTTCGGGCTTCAGGAGTACATGCGGCACCCTGAGGAGGCGCACGAGGTCTTCCGTGTGGGGTACTGGCTCGAGGAGGGCATGCTGCACGTCTCGGACAGTCCGGGCCTCGGGGTCGAGGTCGACGAGGAGCGGGCGGCGGACTTCCCGTACCAGCGGGCCTACCTTCCGGTGGCTCGCCGTTGGGACGGCACCGTCCACAGTTGGTGA
- a CDS encoding carbohydrate ABC transporter permease: protein MGTTTDTERSDEMAPVEREPRPVRDPNSTWVRVRGPLRTIGFYTLLVVVLVPFLFVFYYMVTTSLMSPVDITAADHQWTFTPTLDNYRAVFEQTDFVRFALNSLVIAAGALVISWVVGLPAAYAVARWNVPKFALIILSSRITPGITFLIPWFILFSRAGLIDSYRGMIAVHLIVVLPLVTWLMISFFEELPTEVLESAAVDGASVFRTFLLVALPMVRGGLVASSIVGFIFSWNHFMFSIPISGRSTETLPVAVFNFMSYGQVNWGAIAAAATLMVLPVVAMALAVQRHIVRGLAIGAVKG from the coding sequence ATGGGCACCACCACCGACACCGAGCGCTCTGACGAGATGGCCCCCGTTGAGCGCGAGCCCCGTCCCGTGCGCGACCCCAACAGCACCTGGGTGCGGGTGCGGGGACCGTTGCGGACGATCGGGTTCTACACGTTGCTCGTGGTCGTGCTCGTTCCGTTCCTCTTCGTCTTCTACTACATGGTCACCACGTCCCTGATGTCGCCGGTCGATATCACGGCCGCCGACCATCAGTGGACGTTCACACCGACGCTCGACAACTACCGGGCCGTGTTCGAGCAGACCGACTTCGTTCGATTCGCCTTGAACTCGCTCGTCATCGCCGCCGGGGCGCTGGTCATCTCCTGGGTGGTGGGCCTGCCCGCGGCCTACGCCGTCGCGCGCTGGAACGTGCCGAAGTTCGCGCTGATCATCCTGTCCTCTCGCATCACACCCGGGATCACCTTTCTGATCCCGTGGTTCATCCTCTTCAGTCGGGCCGGACTCATCGACAGCTACCGCGGGATGATCGCGGTCCACCTGATCGTGGTCCTCCCACTCGTGACGTGGCTGATGATCAGCTTCTTCGAGGAGCTGCCGACCGAGGTGCTGGAGTCCGCCGCGGTGGACGGGGCGAGCGTGTTCCGCACGTTCCTGCTCGTCGCGCTGCCGATGGTGCGTGGGGGGCTCGTCGCGTCGAGCATCGTGGGCTTCATCTTCAGCTGGAACCACTTCATGTTCTCGATCCCGATCAGCGGACGGTCGACCGAGACGCTGCCCGTCGCCGTGTTCAACTTCATGAGCTACGGCCAGGTCAACTGGGGCGCGATCGCGGCCGCGGCCACGCTCATGGTGCTACCCGTCGTCGCGATGGCGCTGGCAGTGCAACGGCACATCGTCCGCGGCCTCGCGATCGGCGCCGTCAAGGGCTAG
- a CDS encoding carbohydrate ABC transporter permease — translation MASEVATQGEGPSGPPGSRGSRGLGDRVASFVDRHVVGVFVSPGVAFVVVMMAFPVAYTLYLSVHEWVGGIDQPPQFVGLDNFQRLLEDQRFLLALGRTFLFTGVAITFQTVLGVAIAVFLHREFRARGMIRSIMLMPMIATPVAIALIFRLMFQPQLGILNDILTSIGMPPLAWTSSASTALWSLAAVDVWEWTPLIALITLAGLSALPEEPLEAASVDGANGWQRFWFVILPMVRPVVIIAVVFRLIEALKTFDIILVITQGGPGFATETLNIYVYNTTFQYMRFGYSAAMLIVYFLVVLGCAVLLLRFRRAKD, via the coding sequence ATGGCGTCCGAGGTCGCAACCCAGGGGGAGGGTCCCAGCGGGCCCCCGGGGAGCCGGGGGTCGAGAGGGCTCGGCGACCGCGTCGCCTCCTTCGTGGACCGCCACGTCGTCGGCGTCTTCGTCTCGCCGGGCGTGGCGTTCGTGGTCGTCATGATGGCGTTCCCGGTCGCGTACACCCTCTACCTCTCGGTTCACGAGTGGGTCGGGGGCATCGACCAACCGCCGCAGTTCGTCGGACTGGACAACTTCCAACGGCTCCTCGAGGACCAGCGATTCCTCCTGGCTCTCGGCCGAACCTTCCTGTTCACCGGTGTGGCGATCACCTTCCAGACCGTCCTGGGCGTCGCGATCGCGGTGTTCCTCCATCGCGAGTTCCGCGCCCGCGGGATGATCCGCTCGATCATGCTCATGCCCATGATCGCCACACCCGTCGCGATCGCCCTGATATTCCGCCTGATGTTCCAGCCCCAGTTGGGCATCCTGAACGACATCCTCACGTCGATCGGCATGCCGCCGCTCGCGTGGACCTCGAGCGCCTCCACCGCGTTGTGGTCACTCGCGGCGGTCGATGTGTGGGAGTGGACGCCGCTCATCGCGTTGATCACGCTCGCGGGGCTGTCAGCGCTCCCCGAGGAGCCGCTCGAGGCTGCGTCCGTCGACGGTGCGAACGGTTGGCAACGGTTCTGGTTCGTCATCCTGCCGATGGTGCGACCCGTGGTCATCATCGCGGTCGTGTTCCGCCTGATCGAGGCCCTCAAGACGTTCGACATCATCCTCGTGATAACGCAAGGAGGGCCGGGCTTCGCGACCGAGACCCTCAACATCTACGTCTACAACACGACCTTCCAGTACATGCGGTTCGGCTACTCCGCCGCGATGCTGATCGTCTACTTCCTCGTCGTACTGGGCTGCGCGGTGCTCCTGCTGCGCTTCCGTCGAGCAAAGGACTGA